The proteins below are encoded in one region of Metabacillus dongyingensis:
- a CDS encoding MFS transporter, whose amino-acid sequence MFQIFKSFSKELKFYLLMNTFFSFGGALSGIFQSVFLWKLDKTYSLLAYYSLYWSIAIIFSFGLCAWIARKTSPMITMRLGFIFYLITYLIMLIFHNTLSDHIILLGSTTGFAMSLYYVGVHMAVLDLTTNDKRDQFLYVQGILLTIGGVIAPLLSGILISQFQGMIGYYVVFIATCVFFFISFLISLKVKGNPVTTKSYFWDVIKYPSKEWKKMYKVMFADGIVSGVYSTFLITMITFKVAGGELSLGVYNTAAEIVAIAAFYVLAKFSNQKYRLAIFAIGSVSIFLSSVLLSALPVFISLVIFGIVSPVAMNMITTSMNAMIYESIEKDPQYKEKRLDYIIIREIPLGVGRIIGVFLFLAMKKYFDIEALLPISFSFFPIVYVIIIPSLYFIWKKPKKGLVVSSSEI is encoded by the coding sequence ATGTTTCAAATTTTCAAGTCTTTTTCTAAGGAATTAAAGTTTTATTTACTCATGAATACCTTTTTTTCCTTTGGCGGTGCATTATCAGGTATCTTTCAAAGTGTGTTTCTGTGGAAACTAGATAAAACTTATTCACTGCTTGCCTATTATAGTTTATATTGGTCAATCGCTATCATCTTTTCTTTTGGGCTTTGTGCGTGGATTGCCAGAAAAACAAGCCCGATGATTACGATGCGTTTAGGGTTTATCTTTTATTTGATTACTTATTTAATCATGCTTATTTTTCACAACACATTAAGTGATCATATCATTTTGCTGGGAAGCACAACTGGCTTTGCAATGAGCCTATACTATGTAGGCGTGCATATGGCTGTATTAGATTTAACAACAAATGATAAACGGGATCAATTTTTATATGTACAAGGAATATTACTTACCATCGGAGGAGTAATCGCGCCGCTTCTATCAGGGATTTTAATCTCGCAATTTCAAGGTATGATTGGTTATTATGTCGTTTTTATTGCTACATGTGTATTCTTTTTTATTTCATTTTTGATCTCACTAAAAGTGAAAGGAAATCCAGTTACAACAAAAAGTTATTTTTGGGATGTCATCAAGTATCCATCAAAAGAATGGAAGAAGATGTACAAGGTTATGTTTGCCGATGGAATTGTATCTGGAGTGTACTCGACCTTTTTGATTACGATGATAACGTTCAAAGTAGCTGGGGGAGAATTGAGCTTAGGTGTTTATAATACAGCAGCTGAGATTGTTGCAATTGCTGCTTTCTATGTGCTTGCTAAATTCTCTAATCAGAAATATCGTCTGGCAATTTTTGCGATTGGTTCGGTTAGTATATTTTTGAGTTCTGTTTTACTATCTGCCCTTCCTGTGTTCATTTCGTTGGTTATTTTTGGAATCGTTTCACCTGTAGCAATGAATATGATTACCACCTCAATGAATGCAATGATCTATGAGTCAATTGAAAAGGACCCTCAATATAAGGAAAAGAGACTGGACTATATTATTATTCGAGAAATTCCACTCGGTGTTGGAAGAATTATCGGTGTATTTTTGTTTCTAGCTATGAAAAAATACTTCGATATAGAGGCGCTATTACCTATTTCGTTTAGTTTCTTTCCTATTGTATATGTCATAATAATTCCATCACTATATTTTATCTGGAAAAAACCAAAAAAGGGACTCGTGGTGAGTTCTAGTGAAATATAG